Proteins encoded by one window of Pseudonocardia sp. HH130629-09:
- a CDS encoding MarR family winged helix-turn-helix transcriptional regulator, which produces MSEDPMPAGLLPRITQLSAVLNRGRVVERAVAAAGIDVDRPALSVLITLHTAGGPLRVGEIATRMQVVGPHVTRQVNELERRGLVHRVADPADQRARLVEMTPGGADAVGRYLREVLGWFSGAMAGWSEQDRADLTRLLGRMVDDLTAQVDEEPS; this is translated from the coding sequence GTGTCCGAGGACCCGATGCCGGCCGGGCTGCTGCCGCGGATCACCCAGCTCAGTGCCGTCCTGAACCGGGGACGCGTGGTCGAGCGAGCGGTCGCCGCCGCGGGCATCGACGTCGACCGTCCCGCGCTGTCGGTGCTGATCACGCTGCACACGGCCGGCGGCCCGCTGCGGGTGGGGGAGATCGCCACCCGGATGCAGGTGGTCGGGCCGCACGTCACCCGGCAGGTGAACGAGCTGGAGCGGCGCGGCCTGGTGCATCGCGTCGCCGACCCGGCAGACCAGCGAGCCCGGCTCGTCGAGATGACCCCCGGGGGTGCCGACGCGGTCGGGCGCTACCTGCGCGAGGTGCTCGGCTGGTTCTCCGGTGCGATGGCGGGCTGGTCGGAGCAGGACCGCGCCGACCTCACCCGGCTGCTCGGGCGGATGGTGGACGACCTCACCGCCCAGGTCGACGAGGAGCCGTCCTGA
- a CDS encoding FIST signal transduction protein translates to MGDGLGVGPDLVGAAEVATGQALAALGAVPDLVAFFVCPGAGPAAPVEEAEAAGLRVMELAGPGATIGTTAHGVMADGRGVEGEPAVAVWAASLPGTRVRTFFPVARRRPGAGPDGRDAIAVRGLVPPAEDDRVAVLLADPSVFPVSGVLDRLASTHPGFPVIGGLARGPGGPGADRLFAGGTVHHGGAVGVLLGGASDARVVVSQGCRPIGPPMVVTSARDNRIAELAGRPAAERLREIVTALPPEEQEQALTGLHLGVAVDEYAESHDRGDFLVRAVLAVDVGDGAVIAGDLVEVGTTVRFQVHDAAGAAQDLHELLAPVRRAAPAAGALLFSCNGRGAGMFGDADHDVHAVRVGLDPHGTATGATGPRVAGFFAAGEIGPVGPGNHLHAFTASVLVV, encoded by the coding sequence GTGGGGGACGGGTTGGGCGTGGGGCCGGATCTCGTCGGGGCCGCGGAGGTCGCGACGGGGCAGGCGCTGGCGGCGCTCGGTGCGGTCCCCGACCTCGTGGCGTTCTTCGTCTGTCCCGGTGCCGGGCCCGCCGCCCCGGTCGAGGAGGCCGAGGCCGCCGGACTGCGGGTGATGGAGCTCGCCGGACCCGGCGCGACGATCGGGACCACCGCGCACGGCGTGATGGCCGACGGCCGCGGCGTCGAGGGCGAGCCCGCCGTCGCCGTCTGGGCGGCGTCGCTGCCCGGCACCCGGGTCCGGACGTTCTTCCCGGTCGCGCGGCGCCGCCCCGGCGCAGGACCGGACGGACGCGACGCGATCGCGGTGCGCGGCCTGGTCCCGCCCGCCGAGGACGACCGCGTCGCCGTCCTGCTGGCCGACCCGTCCGTGTTCCCGGTCAGCGGGGTCCTGGACCGGCTCGCGTCGACCCATCCGGGGTTCCCGGTGATCGGGGGCCTGGCCCGCGGACCCGGCGGCCCCGGGGCCGACCGGCTGTTCGCCGGGGGCACCGTGCACCACGGCGGGGCGGTCGGGGTGCTGCTCGGCGGTGCGTCCGACGCGCGGGTCGTCGTCAGCCAGGGGTGCCGCCCGATCGGGCCGCCGATGGTCGTCACCAGCGCCCGGGACAACCGGATCGCCGAGCTCGCCGGGCGGCCCGCGGCCGAGCGGCTGCGCGAGATCGTCACCGCGCTGCCGCCCGAGGAGCAGGAGCAGGCGCTGACCGGGCTGCACCTGGGCGTCGCCGTCGACGAGTACGCCGAGTCCCACGACCGCGGCGACTTCCTGGTCCGGGCGGTGCTGGCCGTCGACGTCGGCGACGGCGCCGTCATCGCGGGCGACCTCGTCGAGGTCGGCACCACCGTGCGCTTCCAGGTCCACGACGCCGCGGGCGCCGCCCAGGACCTGCACGAGCTGCTCGCCCCGGTGCGCCGCGCAGCGCCGGCCGCGGGTGCGTTGCTGTTCTCCTGCAACGGCCGCGGCGCAGGCATGTTCGGCGACGCCGACCACGACGTGCACGCCGTGCGCGTCGGTCTCGACCCGCACGGGACCGCCACGGGTGCGACGGGCCCCCGGGTGGCCGGCTTCTTCGCCGCCGGCGAGATCGGCCCGGTCGGGCCGGGCAACCACCTGCACGCGTTCACCGCGTCCGTGCTGGTGGTCTGA
- a CDS encoding AAA family ATPase, giving the protein MIVWLNGGFGVGKTTLAAELHRRLPDAVVYDPEDVGLMLWKWLPPNEDFQALPSWRELVVATALSLRRHHARTLVVPMSLLRDSYRAEILDGLADAGEEVLHVFLDAAPEVLRDRLRARTPPPGGHRPDGSALDWALSRLDPTAADRQPAGTLVLRSDRLTPAELADAVLAAADRPS; this is encoded by the coding sequence GTGATCGTGTGGCTGAACGGCGGGTTCGGGGTGGGCAAGACGACCCTGGCCGCCGAGCTGCATCGCCGCCTCCCGGACGCGGTCGTGTACGACCCCGAGGACGTCGGCCTGATGCTCTGGAAGTGGCTCCCGCCGAACGAGGACTTCCAGGCCCTGCCGAGCTGGCGGGAGCTGGTCGTCGCGACGGCCCTGTCCCTGCGCAGGCACCACGCGCGGACGCTGGTGGTGCCCATGTCGCTCCTGCGCGACAGCTACCGGGCGGAGATCCTCGACGGCCTGGCCGACGCGGGCGAGGAGGTCCTGCACGTCTTCCTGGACGCCGCCCCCGAGGTGCTGCGGGACCGGCTCCGCGCCCGTACGCCGCCACCCGGTGGCCACCGACCGGACGGGTCGGCCCTCGACTGGGCCCTCAGCCGGCTCGACCCGACCGCCGCCGACCGGCAGCCGGCGGGGACCCTGGTCCTGCGCTCGGACCGGCTTACCCCGGCGGAGCTGGCCGACGCCGTCCTGGCCGCTGCCGACCGTCCGTCGTGA
- a CDS encoding DUF1697 domain-containing protein, producing MRTHIALLRGINVGGHGKVPMADLRRVLGERGCADVVTHIQSGNVALTSPAGDDEVAATIAAALLEEFGIERPVVVFGRADYLTAVAANRFPQVTDLKQLHVLFRAGPPPDDHERIAAALAAERAKGGRGDAVARGRTVWLHLPDGLGRSELATRISARTTAPDQGGTMRNLATARKLADLLG from the coding sequence GTGCGTACCCACATCGCGCTGCTGCGCGGGATCAACGTCGGCGGCCACGGGAAGGTCCCGATGGCCGACCTGCGCCGGGTGCTCGGCGAACGCGGCTGCGCCGACGTCGTCACCCACATCCAGTCCGGCAACGTCGCCCTGACCAGTCCCGCGGGCGACGACGAGGTCGCCGCGACGATCGCCGCGGCGCTGCTGGAGGAGTTCGGCATCGAGCGCCCGGTGGTCGTGTTCGGCCGTGCCGACTACCTCACCGCGGTGGCGGCGAACCGGTTCCCGCAGGTCACCGACCTGAAGCAGCTGCACGTCCTGTTCCGGGCAGGTCCACCGCCCGACGACCACGAGCGGATCGCGGCCGCGCTGGCGGCCGAGCGGGCGAAGGGCGGCCGCGGCGACGCCGTCGCCCGTGGCCGGACGGTGTGGCTGCACCTGCCCGACGGGCTGGGCCGCAGCGAGCTCGCCACCCGGATCTCGGCCCGCACGACCGCGCCGGACCAGGGCGGCACGATGCGCAACCTCGCCACCGCCCGGAAGCTCGCCGACCTCCTGGGCTGA
- a CDS encoding glycosyltransferase family 2 protein encodes MSAPNDAATWVGELDRLGPLRDLRVAPGFHAARLLVTVGGTPQGQVTVPLRGGRATIAELRSALITLGPPEDVAPAPVASDPVTVVIATRNRPESLARCLRAVLASDHPALSVVVVDNDPADELTRDAVAAAGSPRVRYVREPRRGASVGRNRGLAEARTEIVAFTDDDTEVDPAWASRIAGAFAADPELACVSGPVLAARLASPEERAADVALAWNKGFTPRRFTLAEPPADSPIFPFAPGLFGIGANLAVRASAARAVGGFDEAMGPGTPTHGGEDCEFLVRTILAGHVLGYAPGAYLWHHHRPDQAALRKQMEGYAVGLGSFLAKVALSPQGRSVALRRLPAAVARLRHISDREAGAGDAMPADADQTRNRGLLTGPRAYLRSRRAVRRAGGAVPPLVGPARAGTTAPHKILATGGHRAVTPTRPHGTGGYPAVAPSGAEGTGGRPAAAPRPQDSGGYRPVPARTGGPYGADPARRG; translated from the coding sequence ATGTCTGCGCCGAACGACGCCGCGACCTGGGTGGGTGAACTGGACCGGCTCGGCCCGCTGCGCGATCTGCGGGTCGCCCCGGGCTTCCACGCCGCCCGTCTGCTCGTCACCGTCGGGGGCACTCCACAGGGTCAGGTGACCGTGCCGCTGCGTGGCGGACGCGCCACGATCGCAGAGCTGCGGTCCGCGCTGATCACCCTGGGTCCGCCCGAGGACGTGGCCCCGGCACCGGTGGCGAGCGACCCGGTGACGGTGGTGATCGCGACGCGCAACCGCCCCGAGTCGCTGGCCCGCTGCCTGCGCGCGGTCCTAGCCTCCGACCACCCGGCGCTGTCGGTCGTCGTCGTCGACAACGACCCGGCGGACGAGCTCACCCGCGACGCCGTCGCCGCCGCCGGGTCCCCACGGGTCCGCTACGTCCGCGAGCCGCGCCGCGGTGCCTCGGTCGGGCGCAACCGCGGACTCGCCGAGGCCCGCACCGAGATCGTCGCCTTCACCGACGACGACACCGAGGTCGACCCCGCCTGGGCCTCCCGCATCGCCGGCGCCTTCGCCGCCGACCCCGAACTCGCCTGCGTCTCCGGCCCCGTCCTGGCCGCCCGCCTCGCCAGCCCCGAGGAACGCGCCGCCGACGTCGCCCTGGCCTGGAACAAGGGCTTCACCCCCCGCCGGTTCACCCTCGCCGAACCCCCCGCGGACTCCCCGATCTTCCCCTTCGCCCCCGGCCTGTTCGGCATCGGCGCCAACCTCGCCGTCCGCGCAAGCGCCGCCCGCGCCGTCGGCGGCTTCGACGAGGCCATGGGCCCCGGCACCCCCACCCACGGCGGCGAGGACTGCGAGTTCCTCGTCCGCACGATCCTCGCCGGCCACGTCCTGGGCTACGCACCCGGCGCCTACCTGTGGCACCACCACCGCCCCGACCAGGCCGCCCTGCGCAAGCAGATGGAGGGCTACGCCGTCGGGCTGGGCAGTTTCCTGGCCAAGGTGGCGCTGTCCCCGCAGGGCCGGTCGGTCGCACTGCGCCGACTCCCGGCCGCGGTCGCCCGGCTGCGCCACATCTCCGACCGCGAGGCCGGCGCCGGCGACGCGATGCCCGCCGACGCCGACCAGACGCGCAACCGGGGACTGCTGACCGGCCCGCGCGCCTACCTCCGGTCGCGCCGCGCGGTGCGACGGGCCGGTGGAGCGGTGCCGCCGCTCGTCGGCCCGGCCCGGGCCGGGACCACCGCCCCGCACAAGATCCTCGCGACCGGCGGCCACCGGGCCGTCACGCCCACCCGGCCGCACGGCACCGGCGGGTATCCCGCGGTCGCTCCGTCCGGGGCCGAGGGCACCGGGGGCCGTCCGGCCGCCGCACCCCGTCCGCAGGACAGCGGTGGGTACCGGCCCGTCCCCGCCCGCACCGGCGGCCCGTACGGCGCGGACCCCGCCCGGCGCGGCTGA
- a CDS encoding acyl-CoA thioesterase: MSVEMPPPFGVRIGVRSYEMDVNGHVNHAVYHQYGEHARMEHFRAAGLSQHALGAHGLTIVLLSTTAHFRAELRAGDELWIDSAIAFTTRKPFTMRHRIVRETAADGARTDDLAAEVECTLGVLDTTTRRLVADPHGRLVAAASDPALLGPGPEATTPS; the protein is encoded by the coding sequence ATGAGCGTCGAGATGCCTCCGCCGTTCGGGGTCCGGATCGGTGTCCGCAGCTACGAGATGGACGTGAACGGGCACGTCAACCACGCCGTCTACCACCAGTACGGCGAGCACGCCCGGATGGAGCACTTCCGCGCGGCCGGGCTGTCCCAGCACGCGCTCGGGGCGCACGGCCTGACGATCGTGCTGCTGTCGACGACAGCGCACTTCCGGGCCGAGCTGCGCGCCGGCGACGAGCTGTGGATCGACTCGGCGATCGCGTTCACGACCCGCAAGCCGTTCACGATGCGTCACCGGATCGTCCGGGAGACCGCGGCCGACGGGGCCCGGACGGACGATCTCGCGGCCGAGGTGGAGTGCACCCTCGGTGTGCTCGACACGACGACGCGACGCCTGGTCGCCGACCCGCACGGCCGGCTCGTGGCCGCGGCGTCGGACCCGGCCCTGCTGGGGCCGGGCCCGGAGGCCACGACGCCGTCGTGA
- a CDS encoding FAD-dependent monooxygenase translates to MKGTILVSGASIAGPALAYWLHRRGFTVTVVERAGAVRGGGYPIDVRGTAIEVVDRMGLLPRVRAAHVDSQRLTFLTPGGTAIATVDPEAATGGTHGRDVELRRGDLVGALYDAVRDDVEFVFGDSIARLADHDNGVDVTFHSGRERTFDMVVGADGLHSATRALIFGPEEQFHHYLGYCFAGFTMPNHLGLSHEGVIWNVPGRAGILYATGDAPEVHGLLNFARTDPPFDACRDPQAQCDLVAEVFAGDGWEIPRMIATMRTADDLFFDVVSQIRMPRWSSGRVALVGDAGYAPSFMSGQGSSMALVGAYVLAAELAAAPDHTGAFAAYEDGLRGFVELNQALATGGGGLVAPRTAEDLERRDAALREPVGPTGDRIREAASAFTLPAAA, encoded by the coding sequence GTGAAGGGGACGATCCTCGTGTCCGGGGCGAGCATCGCGGGGCCCGCGCTCGCCTACTGGCTGCACCGCCGGGGCTTCACCGTCACCGTCGTCGAGCGGGCCGGCGCGGTCCGCGGCGGCGGCTACCCGATCGACGTCCGGGGCACCGCGATCGAGGTGGTCGACCGGATGGGCCTACTCCCCCGCGTCCGGGCGGCGCACGTCGACTCGCAGCGGCTCACCTTCCTGACCCCCGGCGGCACGGCCATCGCGACCGTCGACCCGGAGGCCGCGACCGGTGGGACGCACGGCCGCGACGTCGAACTGCGGCGTGGCGACCTCGTCGGCGCGCTGTACGACGCGGTCCGTGACGACGTCGAGTTCGTCTTCGGGGACTCGATCGCGAGACTGGCCGACCACGACAACGGCGTCGACGTGACCTTCCACAGCGGGAGGGAGCGGACGTTCGACATGGTCGTCGGCGCGGACGGGCTGCACTCGGCCACCCGGGCGCTCATCTTCGGTCCTGAGGAGCAGTTCCACCACTACCTCGGGTACTGCTTCGCGGGTTTCACCATGCCGAACCACCTCGGCCTCTCCCACGAGGGCGTCATCTGGAACGTGCCGGGCCGGGCGGGCATCCTCTACGCGACGGGCGACGCCCCCGAGGTGCACGGCCTCCTGAACTTCGCCCGCACCGACCCGCCGTTCGACGCCTGCCGGGATCCGCAGGCCCAGTGCGACCTCGTCGCGGAGGTGTTCGCGGGTGACGGCTGGGAGATCCCGCGGATGATCGCGACCATGCGCACCGCCGACGACCTGTTCTTCGACGTCGTCAGCCAGATCCGGATGCCGCGCTGGTCGTCGGGCCGGGTGGCACTCGTCGGCGACGCGGGCTACGCGCCGTCGTTCATGAGCGGGCAGGGGTCGAGCATGGCGCTCGTCGGGGCCTACGTGCTCGCCGCGGAGCTGGCCGCGGCCCCCGATCACACCGGCGCGTTCGCCGCCTACGAAGACGGACTGCGCGGGTTCGTCGAGCTCAACCAGGCCCTCGCCACCGGGGGCGGCGGGCTCGTCGCGCCCCGCACGGCCGAGGACCTGGAACGGCGCGACGCGGCGCTGCGCGAGCCGGTGGGCCCCACCGGCGACCGCATCCGCGAGGCCGCGTCGGCCTTCACCCTCCCGGCCGCCGCATAG
- a CDS encoding competence/damage-inducible protein A has translation MGRGAGVRARVGSDHERVPPPASVLVTGSELLTGHVADANGPFVARSLSELGFAVSRVLLVGDRAEDLRSALEFVASDDLVVTSGGLGPTADDLTAEVVAEFAGAEMEVDTALQGRIHDRVAGWASRAGWAGPALDAATAKQARVPRGASVLEPVGTAPGLAVTRPGGPLVVVLPGPPRELQGMWPAALESAPVAELLTRVPRAEATLLRFAGLPESEIAETLRVLEAELDVSGVEVTTCLRRSELEVDLHPLPGAESAARELAARIVDRHRRALISDDGSTTDELLAAALVAKGWTVATGESCTGGLLAGRLVDRAGSSAYVAGGVVAYSNEAKTALLDVPAALIEAHGAVSPEVARALADGARARFGADVGVGITGVAGPGGGTEAKPVGYVCFCVTTADGQVIARDPQLPGGRADVRERSVDLAMHLLLRATGVTGPGAHR, from the coding sequence GTGGGACGGGGTGCGGGTGTCCGGGCGCGGGTAGGTTCGGATCATGAGCGAGTCCCGCCCCCCGCCTCGGTCCTGGTCACCGGGAGCGAGCTGCTGACCGGCCACGTCGCCGACGCCAACGGCCCCTTCGTCGCCCGCTCCCTCAGCGAGCTCGGCTTCGCCGTCTCGCGGGTCCTGCTGGTGGGGGACCGCGCCGAGGACCTGCGCTCGGCCCTGGAGTTCGTCGCCTCCGACGATCTCGTCGTCACCTCGGGCGGGCTCGGACCGACCGCCGACGACCTGACGGCCGAGGTCGTCGCCGAGTTCGCCGGAGCGGAGATGGAGGTCGACACCGCGCTGCAGGGTCGGATCCACGACCGGGTCGCCGGGTGGGCGAGCCGCGCCGGCTGGGCCGGCCCCGCGCTCGACGCGGCGACGGCCAAGCAGGCCAGGGTCCCGCGCGGGGCGAGCGTCCTCGAACCGGTCGGGACCGCGCCGGGACTGGCCGTGACGCGGCCGGGTGGGCCGCTCGTCGTCGTGCTCCCGGGGCCGCCGCGGGAGCTGCAGGGCATGTGGCCCGCCGCGCTGGAGTCGGCGCCGGTCGCGGAGCTGCTGACCCGGGTGCCCCGCGCGGAGGCGACGTTGCTGCGCTTCGCGGGGCTGCCGGAGTCCGAGATCGCCGAGACGTTGCGCGTCCTGGAGGCCGAGCTCGACGTGTCCGGGGTGGAGGTGACCACCTGCCTGCGCCGCTCGGAGCTGGAGGTCGACCTGCACCCGCTGCCCGGGGCCGAGTCGGCGGCCCGCGAGCTGGCCGCGCGGATCGTCGACCGGCACCGCCGCGCGCTCATCAGCGACGACGGCAGCACCACCGACGAGCTGCTCGCCGCGGCGCTGGTCGCGAAGGGCTGGACGGTCGCGACCGGCGAGTCCTGCACCGGTGGGCTGCTCGCCGGGCGGCTCGTCGACCGGGCCGGGTCGTCGGCCTACGTCGCCGGGGGCGTGGTCGCCTACTCGAACGAGGCGAAGACCGCGCTGCTCGACGTCCCCGCCGCGCTCATCGAGGCGCACGGGGCCGTGTCGCCCGAGGTCGCGCGGGCACTGGCGGACGGTGCGCGGGCGCGGTTCGGGGCGGACGTCGGCGTCGGGATCACCGGCGTCGCGGGCCCCGGTGGGGGTACCGAGGCCAAGCCCGTCGGCTACGTCTGCTTCTGCGTGACCACCGCCGACGGCCAGGTCATCGCGCGCGACCCGCAGCTGCCCGGCGGGCGGGCCGACGTGCGGGAGCGCTCGGTCGACCTGGCCATGCACCTGCTGCTACGCGCCACCGGCGTCACGGGGCCGGGCGCGCACCGCTGA
- a CDS encoding ArsR/SmtB family transcription factor, which translates to MRDSFDVLADPTRRAILDRLRTPQGCVVGDLVTALELNQTAVSKHLRVLRHMGMVDVVVESQHRRYVLRADALAEIETWLAPHRAFWQERLDALGAHLDSPDSPPGEEPS; encoded by the coding sequence GTGCGTGATTCCTTCGACGTCCTGGCGGACCCGACGAGACGAGCCATCCTGGACCGGCTGCGGACGCCGCAGGGCTGCGTCGTCGGAGACCTCGTGACCGCGCTGGAGCTGAACCAGACCGCGGTGTCGAAGCACCTGCGCGTGTTGCGCCACATGGGCATGGTCGACGTCGTCGTCGAGTCCCAGCACCGTCGCTACGTACTCCGGGCGGATGCGCTGGCCGAGATCGAGACCTGGCTCGCGCCGCATCGCGCCTTCTGGCAGGAACGACTCGACGCCCTGGGCGCACACCTCGACTCACCCGACAGTCCCCCCGGAGAGGAACCATCATGA
- a CDS encoding S24/S26 family peptidase produces MSPALSDGDVVLVRFGAPVRPGDVVLVTWESRPGQLSVKRAVHPDGDGWHVRGDNPFGSTDSTTLGPASVHAVARYRLCPRPGRIPAPRC; encoded by the coding sequence ATGTCCCCTGCCCTCTCCGACGGCGACGTCGTGCTGGTCCGGTTCGGTGCACCCGTCCGGCCCGGCGACGTCGTCCTCGTGACCTGGGAGTCCCGCCCCGGGCAGCTGTCGGTGAAGCGGGCCGTGCACCCCGACGGCGACGGCTGGCACGTCCGCGGCGACAACCCGTTCGGCTCCACGGACTCGACCACCCTGGGCCCCGCGAGCGTCCACGCCGTCGCCCGCTACCGCCTCTGCCCCCGCCCCGGCCGCATCCCCGCCCCCCGCTGCTGA
- the sodN gene encoding superoxide dismutase, Ni, translated as MRLSRILRPRLEATAHCDLPCGVYDPAQARIEAESVKAIQEKYQGNEDADFRARAIEIKEQRSDLVKHHLWVLWTDYFKPPHFEKYPELHELFNKATKAAGASGTKGSNDPATGQELLDYIAQIDKIFWETKQAA; from the coding sequence ATGCGGCTGTCCCGCATTCTCCGTCCGCGACTGGAGGCCACCGCGCACTGCGACCTCCCCTGCGGCGTGTACGACCCGGCCCAGGCCCGGATCGAGGCCGAGTCGGTCAAGGCGATCCAGGAGAAGTACCAGGGCAACGAGGACGCGGACTTCCGGGCCCGCGCCATCGAGATCAAGGAGCAGCGCTCCGACCTGGTGAAGCACCACCTCTGGGTGCTCTGGACCGACTACTTCAAGCCGCCGCACTTCGAGAAGTACCCGGAGCTGCACGAGCTGTTCAACAAGGCCACCAAGGCCGCCGGCGCGTCGGGCACCAAGGGCTCGAACGACCCGGCCACCGGCCAGGAGCTGCTCGACTACATCGCCCAGATCGACAAGATCTTCTGGGAGACCAAGCAGGCTGCCTGA
- a CDS encoding STAS domain-containing protein, giving the protein MSSETPTGVGGDQGPDVGEVVRFEVTEHGDGAVVVGVHGEIDTMTAPVLSERLAERIGSASLLVVDLTRVTFLGSAGLAALVEGKEKAENAGSRLRLVCGSHAVTRALEATNLMSLFDVADGVPEALRTA; this is encoded by the coding sequence ATGAGCAGTGAGACGCCCACCGGGGTGGGGGGAGACCAGGGCCCCGACGTCGGCGAGGTCGTCCGCTTCGAGGTGACCGAGCACGGTGACGGCGCCGTCGTCGTCGGTGTGCACGGCGAGATCGACACGATGACGGCGCCCGTGCTGAGCGAACGACTCGCCGAGCGGATCGGCTCCGCGAGCCTGCTGGTGGTGGACCTGACCCGGGTCACGTTCCTCGGGTCGGCCGGGCTGGCGGCGCTCGTCGAGGGCAAGGAGAAGGCGGAGAACGCCGGCAGCCGGCTGCGGCTGGTCTGCGGGTCGCACGCCGTCACCCGAGCGCTCGAGGCGACCAACCTGATGTCCCTGTTCGACGTGGCCGACGGTGTGCCGGAGGCACTCCGCACGGCCTGA
- a CDS encoding SRPBCC family protein: MSTQVTVDPDGPVLRFVRRYPHPIEKVWAALTEPAQMSRWFPCEVQAEMRVGGMITLTFEGGEQDHAEITELEPPTAFGFTWADEKLHWTLEPDGDGCVLRLSNTVLDPRWSANTAAGWDRCFEALAAHLGGSDPDTTPGPDEALIAHYRAVLGSGAPAAR; encoded by the coding sequence ATGAGCACTCAGGTCACCGTCGATCCCGACGGCCCGGTCCTGCGCTTCGTGCGCCGCTATCCGCATCCGATCGAGAAGGTCTGGGCCGCGCTGACCGAACCCGCCCAGATGAGCCGCTGGTTCCCCTGCGAGGTGCAGGCGGAGATGCGCGTCGGGGGAATGATCACGCTGACCTTCGAGGGCGGCGAGCAGGACCACGCCGAGATCACCGAGCTCGAGCCACCGACGGCGTTCGGGTTCACCTGGGCCGACGAGAAGCTGCACTGGACCCTCGAACCCGACGGCGACGGCTGCGTGCTGCGGCTCAGCAACACCGTGCTCGACCCCCGCTGGTCGGCGAACACCGCCGCCGGGTGGGACCGCTGCTTCGAGGCACTCGCCGCACACCTCGGCGGGAGCGACCCCGACACCACACCGGGTCCCGACGAGGCCCTCATCGCGCACTACCGTGCGGTGCTCGGGTCAGGAGCCCCGGCAGCTCGGTGA
- a CDS encoding epoxide hydrolase family protein produces the protein MRDFRIEIPDAELDDLRERLARTRWPDPATVDGWSQGVPLDYARELCDYWRTRYDWRRVEAEINAWPQFRTGLDGGGDDAVEIHVLHARSKHPDATPLLLTHGWPGSLVEFLGVLPALTDPEDPADAFHVVVPTLPGFGFSGKPTTTGWGVERIAVAWAQLMDRLGYERFAAQGGGWGSRITSALGTAAPEMLIGIHLTMALAPKPDDAEALSGQEKADIRFSKEFSRYGSGYSAEQSTRPQTIGYGLADSPVAQCTWIVEKFWDWTDCAGRPENVISRDRLLDNVMQYWLGSAGASSARIYWESFARRRLDDVDVPTGVAQFPHEMVKLPRSWLERRYTDLRWFSRPDVGGHFPSLEQPESFVDEVRGFFRTLR, from the coding sequence GTGCGCGACTTCCGGATCGAGATCCCCGACGCCGAGCTGGACGACCTGCGCGAGCGGCTCGCCCGCACCCGCTGGCCGGACCCGGCAACGGTCGACGGCTGGTCCCAGGGCGTGCCGCTGGACTACGCCCGCGAGCTCTGCGACTACTGGCGCACCCGCTACGACTGGCGCCGCGTCGAGGCCGAGATCAACGCGTGGCCGCAGTTCCGCACCGGTCTCGACGGCGGCGGCGACGACGCGGTCGAGATCCACGTGCTGCACGCCCGGTCGAAGCACCCGGACGCGACGCCGCTGCTGCTCACCCACGGCTGGCCGGGCTCGCTCGTCGAGTTCCTCGGCGTGCTGCCCGCGCTGACCGACCCCGAGGACCCGGCCGACGCCTTCCACGTCGTCGTGCCGACGCTGCCCGGGTTCGGGTTCTCCGGCAAGCCCACGACGACCGGGTGGGGGGTCGAGCGGATCGCCGTCGCCTGGGCGCAGCTGATGGACCGGCTCGGCTACGAGCGCTTCGCCGCGCAGGGCGGCGGCTGGGGCTCGAGGATCACCTCGGCGCTGGGGACCGCCGCCCCGGAGATGCTGATCGGCATCCACCTGACGATGGCGCTGGCCCCCAAGCCCGACGACGCCGAGGCCCTGTCGGGGCAGGAGAAGGCCGACATCCGCTTCTCCAAGGAGTTCTCGCGCTACGGCTCCGGCTACTCCGCGGAGCAGTCCACCCGTCCGCAGACCATCGGCTACGGCCTCGCCGACTCCCCCGTGGCGCAGTGCACGTGGATCGTGGAGAAGTTCTGGGACTGGACCGACTGCGCGGGGCGCCCGGAGAACGTGATCAGCCGGGACCGGCTGCTGGACAACGTCATGCAGTACTGGCTGGGATCGGCCGGCGCGTCGTCGGCGCGGATCTACTGGGAGAGCTTCGCCCGCCGCCGCCTCGACGACGTCGACGTCCCGACCGGTGTCGCCCAGTTCCCGCACGAGATGGTGAAGCTCCCCCGGTCCTGGCTGGAGCGCCGCTACACCGACCTGCGCTGGTTCTCCCGCCCCGACGTCGGCGGGCACTTCCCGTCGCTGGAGCAGCCCGAGTCCTTCGTCGACGAGGTGCGGGGGTTCTTCCGGACCCTGCGCTGA